The following are encoded in a window of Geobacter metallireducens GS-15 genomic DNA:
- a CDS encoding lysophospholipid acyltransferase family protein — protein sequence MSMESPEHEAAPSPPRNRTKETIRAIKWRLGLVLFALVAIPVLLLPRRLAVGLGARGGRLVFLLMGKLRRKTVAHIESAYPYLGTLEEWDPAAGTPEEIARRTFANIGRTAVEIIKLYFGQGKGLVDRTELRGLEHVRAAKARGKGVIFITGHCDNWELVAHAFGTNAEGMAVVARRQKFEPLTRLLERLRNRHGNSIIYSEGAARQIFFRLRKNAAIGLLMDQSVPFHEGELVEFLGRKAWTTTMPALMAARTGAALVPGFGHREGDRHVVEFFPEIAPDPSGDPIATTRLLNRAIEQYIARHPDQWLWVYNRWKRVTREQQG from the coding sequence ATGTCGATGGAGTCACCTGAACACGAGGCAGCACCCTCTCCCCCCCGCAACCGCACCAAGGAGACGATCCGCGCCATCAAGTGGCGGCTGGGGCTAGTCCTGTTCGCCTTGGTCGCAATTCCGGTCCTCCTCCTGCCGCGCCGCCTGGCCGTGGGGCTCGGCGCCCGCGGGGGCCGGCTCGTTTTCCTCCTCATGGGGAAGCTGCGGCGCAAGACCGTGGCACACATTGAGAGCGCCTATCCCTACCTCGGCACCCTGGAAGAGTGGGACCCCGCCGCCGGCACGCCGGAGGAGATCGCCCGGCGCACCTTCGCCAACATCGGCCGGACCGCTGTGGAGATCATTAAGCTCTATTTCGGCCAGGGAAAGGGACTTGTCGACCGGACGGAACTGCGGGGATTGGAGCACGTTCGGGCGGCAAAGGCGCGGGGGAAAGGGGTCATCTTCATCACCGGCCACTGCGACAACTGGGAGCTAGTGGCCCACGCCTTCGGCACCAACGCCGAGGGGATGGCGGTGGTGGCGAGGCGGCAGAAGTTCGAGCCCCTGACACGGCTGCTGGAACGGCTCCGCAACCGGCACGGCAACAGCATCATCTACTCCGAGGGTGCGGCCCGGCAGATCTTTTTCCGGCTCCGGAAGAACGCGGCCATCGGCCTTCTCATGGATCAGTCAGTCCCTTTCCACGAGGGGGAGCTGGTGGAGTTCCTCGGAAGAAAGGCCTGGACCACCACCATGCCGGCCCTCATGGCGGCCAGGACCGGCGCCGCCCTAGTCCCCGGTTTCGGCCACCGGGAGGGGGACCGCCACGTGGTGGAGTTCTTCCCTGAAATAGCCCCCGATCCTTCCGGCGATCCCATCGCCACCACCCGCCTTCTCAACCGGGCCATCGAGCAGTACATCGCCCGCCACCCCGACCAGTGGCTCTGGGTCTACAACCGCTGGAAGCGGGTGACCCGGGAGCAGCAAGGCTAG
- a CDS encoding Crp/Fnr family transcriptional regulator, with protein sequence MELTEILKKSLLFSGLDGENLSDVAAIATRRPFARGESLFSEGEPASGFYLLAQGSMKLCKVSPDGKEKVLHFVHPGETFAEAAFFGDGKYPAEARATEKGEAIFFPREGFMGILERNPRFSLNLIVSLSLMLRRFARQIEELTFAEVPARLAAHLVELAERKSTAFQGKTYLDLDMKKGELASRLGTVSETLSRAFRKLKEEGLIEVEGSRVVIFDMEKLKDAAGRRPA encoded by the coding sequence GTGGAACTAACCGAGATCCTGAAAAAATCCCTCCTCTTTTCCGGCCTTGACGGCGAGAACCTGTCCGACGTGGCGGCCATCGCCACGCGGCGCCCCTTTGCCCGGGGAGAGTCCCTCTTCTCGGAAGGGGAGCCGGCCAGCGGCTTCTACCTTTTGGCCCAGGGGAGCATGAAGCTCTGCAAGGTGTCCCCCGACGGGAAGGAAAAGGTCCTCCATTTCGTCCATCCCGGCGAGACCTTTGCCGAGGCGGCTTTCTTCGGCGACGGGAAGTACCCGGCCGAGGCCCGGGCCACGGAAAAGGGGGAGGCGATCTTCTTTCCGAGGGAGGGGTTCATGGGGATCCTGGAGCGGAACCCCCGCTTTTCCCTGAACCTCATCGTCTCCCTCTCCCTCATGCTCCGCCGCTTCGCCCGCCAGATCGAGGAGCTCACCTTCGCCGAGGTGCCGGCCCGCCTCGCCGCCCACCTGGTGGAACTGGCCGAACGCAAGTCCACCGCGTTCCAGGGAAAGACCTACCTGGATCTGGACATGAAGAAGGGAGAGCTGGCGTCGCGCCTCGGCACCGTGAGCGAGACTCTGTCACGGGCCTTCCGGAAGCTGAAGGAGGAGGGGCTCATCGAGGTGGAAGGGAGCCGGGTGGTGATTTTCGATATGGAGAAGCTGAAGGACGCCGCCGGGAGACGGCCGGCCTAG
- a CDS encoding IS481-like element ISGme9 family transposase encodes MEDKNKQLRVLAVQRFRNGETPESICTSLGKSRSWLYKWVARQNGDDPVWSDERSRCPQSMPNRTTAEIEEIVKMVRLNLYNKGLFCGAQAILWELEDLGVKPLPSTRTINRILARNELTHRRTGKYEAKGTLYPVLPSALPNQTHQADLVGPCYLTGPIRFYSLNVVDTATVRCGLHSSRSKAGQMVIDGLWEVWKRLGIPERLQVDNAMSFFGSPTHPRGMGPLIRLCLHNDVEPWFIPMAEPWRNGMIEKFNDRYQQRFLGKVIMTSEEELKVGSLTFEQRHNSKYRYSKLKGSTPLKALATSHVQLRFPTEDEPPRHRLKKPEVGKYHAVRLIRSDLKLNIFGECFSVPPETALEYVVATIDVKEQKLKLFLDKNQVEEFDYKLR; translated from the coding sequence ATGGAAGATAAAAACAAGCAGCTTCGGGTGTTGGCCGTTCAACGGTTCAGAAACGGCGAAACCCCGGAATCAATTTGCACATCACTCGGCAAGTCTCGTTCCTGGCTATACAAATGGGTTGCTCGCCAGAATGGAGATGACCCTGTATGGAGTGACGAGCGATCCCGATGCCCACAATCCATGCCGAACCGTACAACGGCAGAGATTGAAGAAATCGTCAAAATGGTTCGCCTCAATCTCTACAACAAGGGCTTGTTCTGTGGTGCACAGGCCATCCTGTGGGAGTTGGAGGACCTGGGTGTCAAGCCGTTGCCTTCTACCAGAACCATCAATCGGATTCTTGCAAGGAATGAACTGACACATCGGCGCACCGGCAAATACGAAGCCAAAGGGACGCTTTACCCAGTTCTGCCGTCAGCGTTGCCGAACCAGACGCACCAAGCTGATCTCGTTGGTCCATGCTATCTGACAGGGCCAATTCGCTTCTACAGCCTGAATGTTGTCGATACAGCAACCGTCAGGTGCGGGTTGCACTCATCTCGGTCCAAAGCTGGTCAGATGGTCATTGACGGTTTGTGGGAAGTCTGGAAACGACTAGGCATCCCAGAACGACTCCAGGTTGACAATGCCATGTCATTCTTCGGCAGCCCGACACATCCCCGCGGCATGGGACCACTGATTCGTCTTTGCCTGCATAACGATGTCGAACCATGGTTCATACCCATGGCTGAACCATGGAGAAACGGCATGATCGAAAAGTTCAACGACCGGTACCAACAACGGTTCCTCGGCAAAGTCATCATGACTTCAGAAGAGGAATTGAAAGTCGGCTCACTGACCTTTGAGCAGCGACACAACAGCAAGTATCGCTACAGCAAGCTAAAGGGGAGTACGCCGCTGAAAGCACTGGCCACCTCGCATGTGCAACTGAGGTTCCCGACTGAGGATGAACCTCCCAGGCATCGCCTGAAGAAGCCAGAAGTCGGAAAATATCATGCTGTCCGCCTTATCCGCAGTGACCTGAAGCTGAACATCTTCGGCGAATGCTTCTCGGTTCCACCGGAGACAGCGCTTGAATACGTGGTGGCGACTATCGATGTCAAAGAACAGAAACTGAAACTCTTCCTGGATAAAAATCAGGTCGAGGAATTCGATTACAAACTGCGGTGA
- a CDS encoding IS110-like element ISGme8 family transposase, giving the protein MEPNDAVVGVDVSKEHLDVYLMPTGDQKRVTNDDAGCAELTTWLITNAPCRIVLEATGGLEMLAVSTLSAAGLPVVVVNPRQVRNFAKACGLLAKTDILDAKIIARFAQAIKPEIRPLKDETSQNLAALLARRRQLVEMLVAEKNRVISAAPTVRKGIMTHIAWLTQQIDDVDKDISTLIQSSESWKAKEEILTSVKGIGPVTAATILAALPELGTISRQQLGALVGVCPYNRDSGKFRGKRAISGGRATVRSVLYMATLCAARFNPVIKAFYQRLTSAGKLHKVAITACMRKLLTILNAMVKNNQKWDHSKFTPLLH; this is encoded by the coding sequence ATGGAACCCAATGATGCAGTTGTTGGAGTCGACGTTAGTAAAGAGCATCTTGATGTCTACCTCATGCCAACTGGTGACCAGAAAAGGGTGACTAACGATGATGCCGGTTGTGCTGAGCTGACGACGTGGCTCATTACGAACGCCCCTTGTCGGATTGTTCTCGAAGCCACCGGCGGCTTGGAGATGCTAGCTGTCAGCACCTTATCAGCAGCGGGTCTGCCAGTGGTCGTGGTTAATCCTCGGCAGGTCAGAAACTTTGCCAAAGCATGCGGGCTGCTGGCGAAGACCGATATTCTTGATGCCAAGATCATTGCCCGATTTGCCCAAGCCATCAAGCCTGAAATCAGGCCGCTCAAGGACGAGACAAGCCAAAATCTAGCAGCACTGCTGGCCCGCCGCCGGCAGTTGGTCGAGATGCTTGTGGCGGAAAAAAATCGCGTGATTTCCGCTGCACCTACGGTCCGCAAAGGCATCATGACCCATATTGCCTGGCTGACACAGCAGATCGATGACGTTGATAAAGACATCTCAACTCTTATTCAGTCCAGCGAATCCTGGAAGGCAAAAGAAGAAATCCTTACCAGTGTCAAGGGCATCGGCCCTGTGACTGCGGCCACCATACTGGCAGCACTTCCGGAGTTGGGGACCATTTCCCGACAGCAGCTTGGCGCTCTGGTCGGAGTATGCCCCTATAATCGGGACAGTGGCAAATTCCGTGGAAAGCGCGCAATCTCCGGTGGCAGAGCAACCGTGCGTTCTGTCCTGTACATGGCAACATTGTGTGCCGCCAGGTTTAACCCGGTTATAAAAGCCTTCTATCAACGCCTTACAAGCGCCGGAAAACTTCACAAAGTCGCGATCACCGCTTGCATGCGAAAACTACTCACCATCCTCAATGCCATGGTGAAAAACAACCAGAAGTGGGATCACTCGAAATTCACTCCACTTCTGCACTAA
- a CDS encoding uracil-DNA glycosylase family protein: protein MTGLAAISDALAADLAGLSFSSPVAHVYNPLLYAREPHVAYLSRFGSPPKEVLFVGMNPGPWGMAQTGVPFGEVAVVTEWLGINGTVTRPAGEHPKKRVDGFACRRSEVSGRRLWGFIRERFGTPERFFARFFVANYCPLLFLTAEGGNITPDKLRRGEQEPLFAACDLALRRTVVLLRPRVVIGVGAFAEARCHEALEGFDVEVGRIIHPSPASPAANRDWAGTALRQLAELGVDF, encoded by the coding sequence ATGACCGGTCTCGCGGCTATTTCCGATGCCCTTGCCGCTGACCTGGCGGGGCTTTCCTTCTCATCGCCGGTGGCCCACGTCTACAATCCCCTCCTCTACGCCCGGGAGCCCCATGTCGCCTATCTCTCCCGCTTCGGCTCCCCTCCCAAGGAAGTCCTTTTCGTCGGCATGAACCCCGGCCCCTGGGGGATGGCCCAGACCGGCGTCCCCTTCGGGGAGGTCGCGGTGGTGACGGAGTGGCTCGGGATCAACGGCACGGTCACGCGGCCGGCGGGCGAGCACCCCAAAAAGCGGGTCGACGGCTTTGCCTGCCGGCGGAGCGAGGTGAGCGGCCGGCGGCTCTGGGGGTTCATCCGGGAGCGGTTCGGGACGCCGGAGCGGTTTTTTGCCCGCTTTTTCGTGGCCAACTACTGCCCGCTCCTCTTCCTCACCGCCGAGGGTGGCAACATCACCCCGGACAAACTGCGCCGGGGAGAGCAGGAGCCCCTCTTCGCCGCCTGTGACCTGGCCCTGCGCCGGACCGTGGTACTGCTCCGGCCACGGGTGGTCATCGGCGTCGGAGCGTTCGCCGAGGCGCGCTGCCACGAGGCCCTGGAGGGCTTTGACGTGGAGGTGGGGCGGATCATTCACCCCAGCCCCGCCAGCCCCGCTGCCAACCGGGACTGGGCCGGCACGGCCCTGCGACAACTTGCGGAGCTTGGTGTCGATTTCTGA
- a CDS encoding M48 family metallopeptidase has product MTAPGIYYDGRTSARRTVRLTLEGNRLLVAGEGVETSAELSRLAISSPLSTARRSVRFPSGALCEVSDTRFVDELMRRQGKGRASAAIHRWERSLPLALVALVATVAVVWGFVAFGIPALADKVARAVPPVTEVSLGRESLAMLDKLVFTPSRLPDARRRDIAAQFSRMGRDLPFAAGYRLEFRRSDQLGANALALPSGIIVVTDRLVEIAQSDDELIGVLAHEMGHVRHRHALRHVLQNSATGLIIAAITGDITSITSLAATLPTVLVDASYSRSFETEADDAAVAYLKRRGIPLKSYAAMLGRLEAEHRKKQEEKGKKEKKSLGDYFSTHPVTEERIKRVLEAGR; this is encoded by the coding sequence ATGACGGCCCCAGGCATCTACTACGACGGCCGGACCTCGGCCCGGCGGACCGTACGCCTCACCCTGGAGGGGAACCGCCTCCTGGTGGCCGGGGAGGGGGTTGAGACCTCTGCGGAGCTCTCCCGCCTCGCCATCTCCTCCCCCCTTTCCACGGCGCGACGCTCGGTCCGGTTCCCGTCCGGGGCCCTCTGCGAGGTGAGCGACACCCGCTTCGTGGACGAGCTCATGCGGCGCCAGGGGAAAGGGCGCGCCTCGGCAGCCATCCACCGGTGGGAGCGGAGCCTCCCCCTGGCCCTGGTGGCCCTCGTGGCGACGGTGGCCGTGGTCTGGGGCTTTGTCGCCTTCGGGATTCCCGCGTTGGCTGACAAGGTCGCCCGGGCCGTTCCCCCGGTCACCGAGGTCTCCCTGGGGCGGGAGAGCCTGGCGATGCTCGACAAGCTTGTCTTCACGCCGTCCCGGCTCCCCGATGCCCGGCGCCGGGACATCGCGGCCCAATTTTCCCGCATGGGCCGGGATCTTCCCTTTGCTGCCGGCTACCGGCTGGAGTTCCGCCGGAGCGACCAGCTGGGGGCCAATGCCCTGGCGCTGCCGTCGGGGATCATCGTCGTCACCGACCGCCTCGTGGAGATTGCCCAAAGCGATGACGAGCTGATCGGGGTCCTGGCCCACGAGATGGGGCACGTGCGGCACCGCCACGCCCTGCGCCACGTGCTCCAGAACTCGGCCACGGGCCTCATTATCGCCGCCATCACCGGCGACATCACCTCCATCACCTCCCTGGCCGCCACGCTTCCCACGGTCCTCGTCGACGCCTCCTATTCCCGCAGCTTCGAGACGGAGGCCGACGACGCCGCGGTAGCCTACCTGAAGCGCCGCGGCATCCCCCTGAAGAGCTATGCCGCCATGCTGGGCCGCCTGGAAGCGGAGCACCGGAAGAAGCAGGAGGAGAAGGGGAAGAAGGAGAAAAAATCCCTGGGCGATTACTTCTCCACCCACCCGGTGACCGAGGAGCGGATCAAGCGGGTCCTGGAGGCGGGCCGATGA
- a CDS encoding DUF898 family protein — translation METVSCPHCGFAKEMPAGTVPNGARVKCPRCKETFIFTRTADRGTPPAAVTAARESAAVVPPLSAPSEPRRPAQPRTLRFTFTGTAKEYFGIWIVNTLLKIVTLGVYSAWAKVRKRRYFYGNTLLDGSPFDYLADPKALFRGWLIGVLAFLVYTAGTRYTPGISKILGSIFFLTVPWLVVRSRLFNNRNSSYRSLRFAFRDDYQEAYVIFAGLAFLVPFTLGLIFPYLIYRQKKFLVERSSFGRTPFTFTATGKDYYVLFLKAAGWLVLLLVVVMPAAFYVISTLAEGGALLAGGDLHRTQMMVGALMIFTLPFLYFFIVVYVQTALANLTWNSTGIAGSSFVSRMRVRDMAWLYLSNAVAIMGSLGLMIPWASVRLARYRFETLSVEGIADMEAFRAGFQGDVSATGEEIGDIFGIDVAL, via the coding sequence ATGGAAACCGTAAGCTGCCCTCACTGTGGCTTCGCGAAGGAGATGCCCGCCGGGACCGTACCCAACGGGGCGCGGGTGAAATGTCCCCGTTGCAAGGAGACCTTCATCTTTACCCGGACGGCTGACCGGGGCACTCCTCCCGCTGCCGTGACAGCCGCGCGCGAATCGGCGGCAGTGGTCCCGCCATTGTCGGCTCCATCCGAACCACGGCGGCCGGCGCAGCCCCGGACCCTCCGCTTCACCTTCACCGGCACGGCCAAGGAATATTTCGGCATCTGGATCGTCAACACGCTTCTGAAGATCGTGACCCTCGGGGTCTACTCGGCCTGGGCCAAGGTCCGCAAGCGCCGCTACTTCTATGGCAATACGCTTCTGGATGGAAGCCCCTTCGACTACCTGGCCGACCCCAAGGCCCTCTTTCGCGGGTGGCTCATCGGGGTGCTGGCGTTTCTCGTCTACACGGCCGGAACCCGGTATACGCCGGGCATCTCCAAGATCCTCGGTTCTATTTTCTTCCTGACGGTGCCGTGGCTCGTGGTCCGTTCGCGACTTTTCAACAACCGCAACTCCAGCTACCGCAGCCTCCGTTTTGCCTTCCGGGACGACTACCAGGAGGCCTACGTAATATTTGCCGGCCTCGCCTTCCTGGTGCCGTTCACGCTGGGGCTCATCTTCCCCTACCTCATCTATCGCCAGAAGAAGTTTCTCGTGGAGCGGAGCTCGTTCGGTCGTACCCCCTTCACTTTCACGGCCACGGGAAAGGATTACTACGTCCTCTTCCTGAAGGCGGCTGGGTGGCTCGTGCTCCTGCTGGTGGTGGTGATGCCGGCGGCCTTCTACGTGATCTCCACCCTGGCCGAAGGGGGGGCGCTCCTGGCCGGCGGCGACCTGCACCGGACCCAGATGATGGTGGGTGCCCTCATGATCTTCACCCTGCCGTTTCTCTACTTCTTCATCGTGGTCTACGTGCAGACCGCCCTGGCGAACCTTACCTGGAACAGCACCGGCATCGCAGGAAGCAGCTTTGTGAGCCGGATGCGGGTCCGGGACATGGCCTGGCTCTATCTCTCCAACGCCGTGGCCATCATGGGGAGCCTCGGACTCATGATCCCGTGGGCGTCGGTGCGGCTGGCCCGGTACCGGTTCGAGACCCTTTCCGTCGAGGGGATTGCGGATATGGAGGCGTTCCGGGCAGGGTTCCAGGGGGACGTGAGCGCCACCGGCGAGGAGATCGGCGATATCTTCGGGATCGACGTGGCCCTGTGA
- the yaaA gene encoding S4 domain-containing protein YaaA, which translates to MKIETEYIKLDSFLKAENIVASGGEAKIIIADGEVRVNGEVETRRGRKLRVGDRVEAGGETLVVE; encoded by the coding sequence ATGAAGATCGAAACCGAATACATAAAGCTTGATAGTTTTCTGAAGGCCGAGAATATCGTTGCCTCCGGCGGCGAGGCGAAAATCATCATCGCCGATGGGGAAGTGCGGGTGAACGGCGAGGTGGAGACGCGGCGCGGCAGGAAGCTCCGGGTCGGCGACCGGGTCGAGGCGGGCGGTGAAACGCTCGTGGTGGAATGA
- a CDS encoding elongation factor P, which translates to MLTTSDFKRGLVIKLDGAPCVILDVHFQSPSARGASTMVKTKYRNLLTAQVLEKTFRSGDKVEEADFERHKGQFLYADGDRGVFMDLETYEQFEMDADSFSAIQPYLLDGTEVTLGLFQERLVSVDPPQVVELTVTDTPPIMKNATATAQTKEATLETGLTLQVPPYLEVGEKIKVDTRDCRFVSRA; encoded by the coding sequence ATGCTCACCACATCCGACTTCAAGCGGGGCCTCGTCATCAAGCTCGACGGTGCCCCCTGCGTAATCCTCGACGTCCACTTCCAGTCCCCCTCAGCCCGGGGCGCCAGCACCATGGTCAAGACCAAGTACCGCAACCTCCTCACCGCCCAGGTGCTGGAGAAGACCTTCCGTTCCGGCGACAAGGTGGAGGAGGCCGACTTCGAGCGCCACAAGGGGCAGTTCCTCTACGCCGACGGCGACCGAGGGGTATTCATGGATCTCGAAACCTACGAGCAGTTCGAAATGGACGCTGACTCCTTCAGCGCCATCCAGCCCTACCTCCTGGACGGCACTGAGGTAACCCTCGGCCTGTTCCAGGAGCGCCTCGTGAGCGTAGATCCGCCCCAAGTGGTAGAACTCACCGTCACCGACACCCCCCCGATCATGAAGAACGCCACCGCCACCGCCCAGACCAAGGAGGCCACCCTCGAAACCGGCCTGACCCTCCAGGTCCCCCCCTACCTGGAGGTGGGAGAGAAGATCAAGGTCGACACCCGGGACTGCCGGTTCGTATCCCGAGCCTGA
- a CDS encoding cytochrome c3 family protein, with amino-acid sequence MLSKVFRLVPALLLLMAVARPAAAESGMAIDPATCLGCHSNKVSASAFAASVHGKNACTSCHVEITDLAKHMKGETKVHKVRCERCHKKENSEHYASVHAQKDVMCADCHTDIHTHTYWNKDKRKVVAKCIQCHDKEAGYRNSIHGKSVAGGNMDSAACNDCHNLHAIKPLGDPKSKENREFHTKVCMKCHADEKMMERNNVVTVAVETYMESYHGKNYRLGFPEKVAGCADCHTAHGVLPAKDPNSSVNPQNLVATCAKCHPKATPLFTKFYAHGSHDRVKYPILFYTFVAMTGLLVSTFAVFWVHTLLWMFRGFVENREKQQALIQGHEEHHVPDGHKVYRRFKKRHIFLHLLVIISFLLLSLSGLPLKFSDQQWAKFMMDHIFGHSANAGRIHRLGACITFVYFFSAILLSLHFLFVRKDLKGNWLQRMFGPDSLMPNFRDIKDVAGMVRWFLFRGPKPTFERWTYWEKFDFIAVFWGMFAIGGSGLMLWFPEFFGSFLPGWMFNVATIVHSDEALLATGFIFTVHFFNTHGRPEKFPMDFVIFNGQIPKHEFLEERGDQWKRYEELGITEQFAAKKTSGVAYDFIVKAFGFCAVIIGISLTVLMLFAFLSGGSH; translated from the coding sequence ATGTTGTCGAAGGTTTTTCGGCTGGTCCCCGCACTTCTGCTGCTCATGGCCGTTGCCCGGCCAGCGGCTGCCGAAAGTGGCATGGCAATTGACCCGGCCACCTGTCTCGGCTGTCACAGCAACAAGGTTTCCGCCTCGGCATTTGCCGCGTCGGTCCACGGCAAAAACGCCTGTACAAGCTGCCACGTGGAGATTACTGATCTCGCCAAGCACATGAAAGGCGAAACAAAGGTCCACAAGGTTCGGTGCGAGCGCTGCCACAAGAAGGAGAACTCCGAGCACTACGCCAGCGTCCATGCCCAGAAGGACGTGATGTGCGCCGACTGCCACACCGATATCCATACCCATACCTACTGGAACAAGGATAAACGGAAAGTTGTGGCCAAATGTATCCAGTGCCACGACAAGGAGGCGGGCTACCGCAACTCCATCCACGGAAAGTCCGTGGCTGGCGGCAACATGGACTCGGCGGCTTGTAACGACTGCCACAACCTCCATGCAATCAAGCCCCTTGGTGATCCGAAGTCCAAGGAAAACCGGGAGTTCCATACCAAGGTCTGCATGAAGTGCCATGCCGACGAGAAGATGATGGAGCGTAACAACGTCGTCACCGTTGCCGTCGAAACCTACATGGAAAGCTACCATGGCAAGAACTACCGCCTCGGCTTCCCTGAGAAGGTTGCCGGTTGCGCCGACTGCCACACCGCCCACGGCGTTCTCCCTGCCAAGGATCCCAACTCCAGCGTCAACCCCCAGAATCTCGTCGCCACGTGCGCCAAGTGCCATCCGAAGGCGACCCCCCTCTTCACCAAGTTCTACGCCCACGGTTCCCACGACCGTGTGAAATACCCGATCCTCTTCTACACCTTCGTGGCAATGACTGGCCTCCTCGTCAGTACCTTCGCCGTGTTCTGGGTTCACACCCTTCTGTGGATGTTCCGGGGCTTCGTGGAGAACCGCGAAAAGCAGCAGGCCCTCATCCAGGGCCACGAGGAGCATCACGTCCCCGACGGCCACAAGGTGTATCGCCGCTTCAAGAAGCGTCACATCTTCCTCCACCTCCTGGTGATCATCAGCTTCCTCCTCCTGTCGCTTTCGGGGCTTCCCCTTAAATTCAGCGACCAGCAGTGGGCGAAGTTCATGATGGATCACATATTCGGCCACTCAGCCAATGCCGGTCGTATTCACCGTCTTGGCGCCTGCATCACCTTTGTCTATTTTTTCAGCGCGATACTCCTGTCCCTCCACTTCCTCTTCGTGCGTAAGGATCTCAAGGGCAACTGGCTCCAGCGCATGTTCGGCCCCGACTCCCTCATGCCCAACTTCCGTGACATCAAGGACGTGGCCGGCATGGTTAGATGGTTCCTCTTCCGCGGGCCCAAACCGACTTTCGAGCGGTGGACCTACTGGGAGAAATTCGACTTCATCGCGGTCTTCTGGGGTATGTTCGCCATCGGCGGCTCGGGCCTGATGCTCTGGTTCCCCGAGTTCTTCGGCAGCTTCCTCCCGGGCTGGATGTTCAACGTCGCCACCATCGTTCACTCCGATGAGGCGCTCCTTGCCACGGGCTTCATCTTCACGGTCCACTTCTTCAACACCCACGGCCGTCCCGAGAAGTTCCCCATGGACTTCGTCATCTTCAACGGCCAGATACCGAAGCATGAATTCCTTGAAGAGCGGGGCGATCAGTGGAAGCGCTACGAGGAACTGGGGATCACCGAACAGTTCGCTGCCAAGAAAACGAGCGGCGTTGCCTACGACTTCATCGTCAAAGCCTTTGGCTTCTGCGCGGTTATCATCGGTATATCGCTGACGGTGCTGATGCTCTTCGCCTTCCTCTCCGGAGGGTCGCACTAA